The following coding sequences lie in one Mycobacterium gordonae genomic window:
- a CDS encoding nuclear transport factor 2 family protein, with protein sequence MSHPAHEAGRRSREAVVARDKDAWLAVFADDAIVEDPVGPSPFDPDGTGHRGRAAISAFWDKAIAPTTSIEFFFRDTYQCGNEEANVGHILITTGDYQTTAEGVFTYKADDQGQMVALRAYWEIDKAAASTRKK encoded by the coding sequence GTGAGCCACCCCGCTCACGAGGCGGGCCGGCGCTCCCGCGAGGCGGTGGTCGCCCGCGACAAGGACGCCTGGCTGGCGGTCTTCGCCGACGACGCCATCGTCGAAGACCCCGTCGGCCCGTCGCCGTTCGATCCGGACGGCACGGGCCACCGCGGGCGTGCTGCCATATCGGCGTTCTGGGACAAGGCGATTGCGCCCACCACCAGCATCGAATTCTTCTTCCGCGACACCTACCAGTGCGGCAACGAGGAAGCCAATGTCGGGCACATCCTGATCACCACCGGCGATTACCAGACCACCGCCGAGGGCGTTTTCACGTACAAGGCCGACGACCAGGGGCAGATGGTGGCGCTGCGCGCCTACTGGGAGATCGATAAAGCGGCAGCAAGCACGAGGAAAAAGTAG
- a CDS encoding TIGR03619 family F420-dependent LLM class oxidoreductase — protein sequence MKYTLSIAFSPIDQLTGLAKTAEEVGFDSVALPDSIFYFEKQSVDYPYTADGKRMFDENAPWVDPLILAGTMGAVTSKLRFYTNVMKLGSRNPLLLARQVGSVANLTNNRFGFGVGIGWAPEEFEWCGVPYARRGKRVDEMIEVIKLVLAGGMVEFHGEFYDFDRLQMSPAPSEPVPFYVGGHTDVALKRAARVSDGWTSAMMTHAELDETIRKLKTLLAENGRADDPFEYQAVCIDKFGVDGHRELAEIGVTDYITIPWVFDGLAFDAPLDKKQDSMKRFADTYIHSGWQDK from the coding sequence ATGAAGTACACGCTCAGCATCGCGTTCAGCCCGATCGACCAACTGACCGGACTCGCGAAGACCGCAGAGGAAGTCGGGTTCGACTCCGTCGCGCTGCCGGATTCGATCTTCTACTTCGAGAAGCAGTCCGTCGACTATCCCTACACTGCAGACGGCAAGCGGATGTTCGACGAGAATGCCCCTTGGGTCGATCCGCTGATCCTGGCGGGCACCATGGGTGCGGTCACCTCGAAGCTGCGGTTCTACACCAACGTGATGAAGCTGGGTTCGCGCAACCCACTGCTACTGGCCCGACAGGTCGGCTCGGTCGCCAACCTCACCAACAACCGCTTCGGCTTCGGCGTGGGAATCGGCTGGGCGCCCGAGGAATTCGAATGGTGTGGGGTGCCGTACGCCCGTCGCGGCAAGCGCGTCGACGAGATGATCGAAGTGATCAAGCTGGTACTTGCCGGCGGGATGGTCGAATTCCATGGCGAGTTCTACGATTTCGACCGTCTGCAGATGAGTCCCGCACCCAGCGAGCCGGTGCCGTTCTACGTGGGCGGCCACACCGACGTCGCCCTCAAGCGTGCCGCGCGGGTCAGTGACGGCTGGACCAGCGCCATGATGACCCATGCGGAATTGGATGAGACCATCCGCAAGCTCAAGACGCTACTCGCCGAAAACGGCCGCGCAGACGACCCGTTCGAGTACCAGGCCGTCTGCATAGACAAGTTTGGCGTGGACGGTCATCGGGAGCTGGCCGAGATCGGGGTGACTGACTACATCACCATCCCGTGGGTCTTCGACGGGCTGGCCTTCGATGCGCCGCTGGACAAGAAGCAGGACTCGATGAAGCGATTCGCCGACACCTACATCCACTCGGGCTGGCAGGACAAGTGA
- a CDS encoding thiolase domain-containing protein — protein sequence MAGAGAHLAAVLGTGQTKYVAKRQDVSMNGLVREAIDRALQDSGSTFEDIDAVVVGKAPDFFEGVMMPELFMVDAMGATGKPIIRVHTAGSVGGSTGVVAASLVQSGKYRRVLALAWEKQSESNAMWALSIPVPFTKPVGAGAGGYFAPHVRAYIRRSGAPTHIGALVAVKDRLNGSRNPLAHLQQPDITVEKVMKSQMLWDPIRFDETCPSSDGAAALVIGNEESAEARLAQGQPVAWIHATALRTEPLAFSGRDQVSPQAGRDAAAALWKAAGITSPIDEIDAAEIYVPFSWFEPMWLENLGFAAEGEGWKLTEAGETAIGGRIPVNASGGVLCSNPIGASGLIRFAEAAIQVMGKGGDHQVPNARKALGHAYGGGSQYYSMWVVGSDKPGQAAK from the coding sequence ATGGCCGGCGCGGGTGCGCACCTAGCCGCTGTACTGGGAACCGGGCAAACGAAGTATGTTGCCAAACGCCAAGATGTCTCGATGAACGGCCTGGTGCGGGAAGCTATCGATCGAGCATTACAGGATTCCGGCTCCACGTTCGAGGACATCGACGCGGTGGTCGTCGGCAAAGCACCCGATTTTTTCGAGGGTGTCATGATGCCGGAACTTTTCATGGTCGATGCGATGGGCGCAACGGGCAAGCCGATTATCAGGGTCCACACCGCGGGCTCAGTCGGCGGATCCACCGGCGTGGTCGCAGCCAGCCTCGTGCAGTCCGGCAAGTACCGCCGTGTACTGGCCCTTGCCTGGGAAAAGCAATCAGAGTCGAACGCCATGTGGGCGTTGTCAATCCCCGTACCCTTCACCAAGCCGGTCGGCGCGGGTGCCGGTGGTTACTTCGCTCCGCACGTGCGGGCGTATATCCGCCGATCAGGAGCTCCCACACATATCGGCGCACTAGTTGCGGTCAAAGACCGACTCAACGGCAGCCGCAACCCGCTGGCGCATCTGCAGCAGCCCGATATCACCGTGGAAAAGGTTATGAAATCCCAGATGCTCTGGGACCCGATACGTTTTGACGAAACCTGTCCATCTTCGGATGGCGCCGCCGCACTCGTCATCGGCAACGAAGAGAGCGCCGAAGCGCGCTTGGCGCAGGGACAACCGGTTGCGTGGATACACGCCACCGCACTACGAACCGAACCGCTGGCGTTCTCCGGACGCGATCAGGTCAGCCCGCAAGCCGGACGAGATGCCGCTGCAGCCCTGTGGAAGGCCGCTGGCATCACTAGTCCGATCGATGAAATCGACGCTGCCGAAATTTACGTGCCATTCTCCTGGTTCGAACCGATGTGGCTGGAGAACCTTGGCTTTGCCGCCGAGGGCGAGGGATGGAAGCTCACTGAGGCTGGCGAGACCGCGATCGGGGGGCGAATACCGGTCAACGCGTCGGGGGGAGTGCTCTGCTCGAACCCGATTGGCGCTTCTGGGCTGATCCGCTTCGCCGAAGCGGCCATCCAGGTGATGGGCAAGGGCGGGGATCACCAGGTGCCGAACGCCCGAAAGGCCTTGGGCCACGCCTACGGCGGCGGATCCCAGTACTACTCGATGTGGGTAGTCGGCAGCGACAAACCCGGGCAAGCCGCGAAATGA